In a single window of the Burkholderia pyrrocinia genome:
- a CDS encoding glycoside hydrolase family 19 protein, which translates to MAQAIVGKPEAVANTIHANTLGNGGPDSGDGWRYRGRGPFGFFVTGRENYKRFGEMIGVNLLDSPDLADDPEIDFAISAAIWSAYKVNAAADSDDLAEVAHRLRTPANPEKIAARRTWVRLAKEAIN; encoded by the coding sequence ATGGCGCAAGCCATCGTTGGCAAGCCTGAAGCAGTCGCCAATACGATTCACGCCAACACTCTGGGAAATGGAGGTCCCGATAGCGGCGATGGGTGGCGCTATCGCGGTCGCGGTCCGTTCGGTTTCTTCGTCACCGGTCGGGAAAATTATAAGCGCTTCGGGGAAATGATCGGAGTGAATCTTCTAGACTCGCCAGATTTGGCCGATGATCCAGAGATTGATTTTGCGATTTCGGCGGCAATATGGTCTGCATACAAGGTCAACGCGGCGGCCGACTCTGACGATCTAGCAGAGGTCGCGCATAGGTTGCGCACGCCCGCCAACCCCGAAAAAATAGCAGCGCGGAGAACCTGGGTTCGGCTGGCGAAGGAAGCCATCAATTGA